The Aphelocoma coerulescens isolate FSJ_1873_10779 chromosome 2, UR_Acoe_1.0, whole genome shotgun sequence genome contains a region encoding:
- the XIRP1 gene encoding xin actin-binding repeat-containing protein 1 isoform X1, which translates to MEKAEKLRPAQSFPSLCHSPRSNPELRAVLLRKAVSVSELVARYQRILNGERNMTKQEHPKLMEVRYPSQNNVIPVGKNRALPRSHPCDMCSSKPMESAPIPKIGTPARNFRGLPTSSDTPKITPHCKSSHCAPLEAPSPKEPLRKREVDRGSILTTIQPLSMESKPQGDPAFLSPLQSIQRKARWSPATSTWRESAAKEGKQSRDRQGNISLVPDTADDSATGRSYDRARSFLDPSGSTSHILQQGRGRCSAPSVKELSALYLSQTAAAADASPAQPSTVKDNSIHTPHRQKKSKMSEAQKSSKVTIKKMEDDLPPPPAVGSVQVVAPGGQDLNALPVPPPKQAFSKFYQQRQVNELKRLYRHMHPELRKNLEEAVTEDLAEMLNTEDPNAQASVNLDKVLPGEVQSMRWIFENWALDSIGDHQATKKLTEEEIIPSGDVKSTSLRFESQSINGYNLSTSAKVSETDLARGDVRTARWLFETQPLDTLNKLYSDETEVQEAVLKEPVQGGDVKGAKQLFEAQSLDAIGRCSSVEEKSILQLKSEIQELKGDVKKTVRLFQTEPLCAIRDKSGTIHEIKSVCREEIQSNAVRTARWLFETQPLDTINKDTSKVQIIRGISLEEIGRPDVSGARWIFETQPLDAIREITVEEQDFKASTDFVTGADVTKQRLLFETQTLDSLKGEASESVVTKEKVIGGDVKSTLWLFETQPMETLKDNFEVGRLKKVELSAEEKGDVKQRKHVFETCPLGSISKAFEEEIPATSMEEVVKGDVKSFKILFETLPLDSIKQADAEPTTKEEEEKIPAGNVKANQILFETTPLYAIKDSFGNFHEVTSVSREQIISGDVKNYKWMFETRPLDQFDESIKKVDIIRGITKQEVVAGDVRTAKWLFETQPMDVIHLQAMEGEKHPSVKREISQKGDVKTCRWLFETQPMHTLYEKAEKKQEEDGSVPQADVKSYTWMFETQPLDSLKGQEEQYLQVSKAYSQEELQGVDVKTVRHLFETEPLGSSAVSEADRKKTMRYSSRVEFQSGEVSRVKEFFEAKPLDTATKPKSQKDAGTIEAGSVHKFTWLFENYPMDTLKDSSEGIQEIPPEKNVKGGDVGGKRFVFETYSLDQIHDKVDETELQKIQKDTMSKANVKSCTMLFESQPLYAIQDKEGGYHEVTSVQKEEIMKGDMKGARWLFETKPLDQIKKEEEVFVIRAVTQEDIKKGDVQTARWRFETEPLDSFSGGKLSVPRTVDDVQKGDVQSNKQLFESQQVGQKKYVRMVSVSDVQRGDVRTSTWLFENHPVDSLYGDAERSSSMSTVQREDSQKGDVKRCTWLFETQPMDTLKDTEVTASAGAQEEIPRADVKSTTWLFESTPLDKFSTSEGSIEIELKERTMKETLETLCTCQAIQHDGILIEANDMESVKMVKYQLSSPGAPEILKEEIVGGHLQRIMLQLLHRTNVEAQSVLVEEDREGKIKVSPLQLLDQSEAVKGKEDLRGDVAKALQGLLSQDASIKKGMVLQETKSGSVKMTLYSLLFHSVQQKVVKGDVKSTIGNLLASSQEQKAAATIKREDNEKGNVQLFASCIEKGDLSYLKNLQQESEIQSLISSQAEEGADESGPRVVQGANIHILPNKEKIEKVIAGSEPGAMEGAKKGFVCASTGREGVLQREAVHAAGVTGTTVQCLGKPLPTVMGKEEILSGGLKVTTKSIQRVADASKKAEKEEASTAHLKEPKTMMQGTSPTQVTVQRAEVDGKQQSVVTGEASQTQREEKALGSDLQAAMQSLRLATAEAKNIQHHVQSKFQRNREEVHTACRQQTVSSQGTMTLQSTVHQQDSSSTKQESSSTATRTTTTRVQEASKTHTSVSQKSIASHKKVSASEEVQGGQLLSQEIQVVPSRDFSIKDGLYTATPVKTYINPCVESDYKEQSVQEERDVGVRGDVQTAIRALQSAATEQRLVEKEDVVRGNLKATLQSLEKSNVNVSRGDFKAAMIYRNAGQSYSVCKKKNETQLASNEAAVVASGSQADNDFPPPPSVAVMKAEHCPPSTKAAREGALLLPTSKDEAPGRSALLQTPPPTLPSLSCKPSDQSPAEKPRTPPKPETTAPPRKKPVPPPKPEHLLHEAYSASANNSTSKSTKPIPPPLPPKPSGLREISKPKPSPTELGLSCMEVHEQTGYEEAQAKCCNLETSVKKSVTAQCTNPERKLPKYTAKTPLQIAEERYKASKGGQGKVESDSAKTSKPMKNGVIGFEVKQGMMSDKAAAARRCAGEVAQRQIELCQEENGRSSLSSPTCPGRAQTQNVPGQTEPSTSPVGHSTPPKRGDGAAQNALSKVERESVSNSYGLWDSQRVMQQVHERRQTSHSMSFHQQSVNSFEEHQQGNSRQLKCPDREAETPAQEKPGVVMREKKKRETEDERRKRLSVHKEEIMKGNVKEAMEIFENLRRQEQLQEILNRVREFEEETSKVDVKALKSFFEKVPEWVVRQKAKQQDKAAAKEDADSVSSVDLVFEDLERASAEILHLKEQTLARIQDIEEAIKKAIYSVSSLKSESDIAGLSGLFKESLGSTQSSVSSSNIRKISIVSSKAKQEEVMLETGEAASVESAKVAEKTEAAKAELGVPRLIQSRVSSPSSPSYISIESAARKPAESPRTAHSPQDGPSPDCLDSPGKRDAFAQNSFSSFNHPSAGSAGHDTKPLEKRPDPVQTKAGLSSMKQHVLGNANHPTSDKEKCSLDTSKDSCHCGMKGSFSEYRSLNVPSPQNPRRQKSILELQTGPDGSKLYGATRTVMEQYEEMDQFGNKIITSSTTVTKQSETQTSSTCDVVSHPQYEVSASPVFRRYLKSPGEDFHSNGTFQEPGVVFVTFGNSKPKK; encoded by the exons ATGATCGGGCACGGTCATTTTTAGACCCATCAGGCAGCACCAGCCACATACTTCAGCAAGGACGAGGGAGGTGCTCTGCACCCTCCGTGAAGGAGCTGTCGGCTCTGTATCTGTCCcagacagctgctgctgctgacgcCAGCCCCGCACAGCCG AGTACTGTGAAGGACAACTCCATTCACACTCcccacagacagaaaaaaagcaag ATGTCAGAAGCTCAGAAATCATCTAAAGTTACCAtcaagaaaatggaagatgactTGCCTCCCCCTCCAGCCGTTGGCTCAGTCCAGGTTGTCGCTCCAGGGGGTCAGGATCTCAATGCACTCCCTGTGCCTCCTCCAAAGCAAGCCTTCTCCAAGTTCTACCAGCAGCGCCAGGTGAATGAGCTGAAGAGGCTCTACAGGCACATGCACCCCGAGCTCAGGAAGAACCTGGAAGAAGCTGTGACTGAGGACCTGGCAGAAATGCTTAACACTGAGGATCCCAATGCACAGGCCTCTGTGAACCTGGATAAAGTTCTCCCGGGAGAGGTTCAGTCCATGCGCTGGATTTTTGAGAACTGGGCACTTGACTCCATTGGGGACCACCAAGCCACAAAGAAGCTGACAGAAGAAGAGATCATTCCCAGTGGGGATGTGAAAAGCACTTCCCTGAGGTTTGAAAGCCAATCCATAAATGGATACAACCTGTCAACATCAGCCAAGGTGTCAGAAACAGACCTTGCCAGAGGGGATGTTCGCACTGCCCGGTGGCTTTTTGAAACCCAACCACTGGACACATTAAACAAACTGTATTCGGATGAAACCGAGGTGCAGGAGGCAGTTCTCAAGGAGCCTGTCCAGGGAGGTGATGTGAAAGGGGCCAAACAGCTCTTTGAAGCACAGTCTTTGGATGCCATAGGACGCTGCTCCTCAGTGGAGGAGAAGAGCATCCTACAACTCAAGTCAGAAATCCAGGAGCTTAAAGGTGATGTTAAGAAGACTGTCAGGCTTTTCCAAACAGAGCCCCTCTGTGCCATCAGAGATAAAAGTGGGACTATCCATGAAATCAAGTCTGTCTGTCGAGAAGAAATTCAGAGCAATGCAGTCAGGACGGCTCGCTGGCTGTTTGAGACTCAGCCCCTGGATACTATCAACAAGGACACTTCCAAAGTGCAGATAATCCGTGGGATTTCTCTGGAAGAAATTGGAAGGCCTGATGTCAGCGGCGCAAGGTGGATATTTGAAACTCAGCCTTTGGATGCCATCAGAGAAATCACAGTTGAAGAACAAGACTTCAAGGCTTCGACAGATTTTGTCACGGGGGCAGATGTCACTAAGCAGCGATTGCTCTTTGAGACCCAGACTCTagactccctgaaaggagaagCTTCGGAAAGTGTTGTAACCAAAGAAAAAGTCATTGGAGGTGATGTGAAATCTACACTCTGGCTCTTTGAAACGCAGCCGATGGAAACACTGAAAGACAATTTTGAGGTGGGACGTTTGAAGAAAGTAGAGCTttcagcagaggagaagggagatgTGAAGCAAAGAAAACACGTCTTTGAGACCTGTCCCCTTGGCAGTATCTCCAAGGCATTTGAGGAAGAAATTCCAGCCACCAGCATGGAAGAGGTAGTGAAAGGGGATGTGAAATCTTTCAAGATCCTGTTTGAGACTCTCCCCTTAGACAGCATTAAGCAGGCTGATGCTGAGCCCACCAccaaagaagaggaggagaagattcCAGCTGGCAACGTCAAAGCCAACCAAATCCTGTTTGAGACAACACCCCTGTATGCCATCAAGGATAGCTTTGGCAATTTCCACGAAGTCACCTCTGTAAGCAGAGAACAGATCATCAGCGGTGACGTCAAGAACTACAAGTGGATGTTTGAAACCAGGCCCCTGGACCAGTTTGATGAAAGCATCAAGAAAGTGGATATAATACGGGGCATCACAAAACAAGAGGTGGTGGCTGGTGATGTCAGGACAGCCAAGTGGCTCTTTGAAACACAGCCCATGGATGTCATTCATCTCCAAGCCATGGAAGGGGAGAAGCATCCCTCAGTGAAGCGGGAGATCTCCCAGAAGGGGGATGTGAAGACCTGCCGGTGGCTGTTTGAGACCCAGCCCATGCACACCCTGTATGAGAAGGCTGagaagaagcaggaggaggatggCAGTGTGCCCCAAGCTGATGTGAAGTCCTACACATGGATGTTTGAGACTCAGCCCCTGGACTCCCTGAAAGGCCAGGAGGAGCAGTATTTGCAAGTCAGTAAGGCCTACAGTCAGGAAGAATTACAGGGAGTGGATGTCAAAACCGTCCGGCACCTGTTTGAGACTGAACCCTTGGGCAGCAGCGCTGTCAGTGAAGCTGACCGGAAAAAAACCATGCGTTACTCCAGTCGTGTGGAATTCCAGTCTGGGGAAGTGTCCAGAGTGAAAGAGTTCTTTGAAGCCAAGCCCTTGGACACAGCCACCAAGCCAAAGTCCCAGAAGGATGCCGGAACAATCGAAGCCGGGTCCGTGCACAAGTTCACATGGCTCTTTGAGAACTACCCCATGGACACCCTGAAGGACAGCTCTGAAGGTATCCAGGAAATCCCTccagaaaagaatgtcaaggGGGGAGATGTTGGAGGAAAAAGGTTCGTATTTGAGACCTATTCCCTTGACCAAATCCATGACAAAGTGGACGAGACAGAGCTCCAGAAGATCCAGAAAGACACCATGAGCAAAGCTAATGTCAAGTCCTGCACAATGCTATTTGAAAGCCAACCTTTATATGCTATCCAGGACAAAGAGGGGGGATACCATGAGGTCACCTcagtgcagaaagaagaaatcatGAAAGGTGATATGAAAGGTGCCCGGTGGTTGTTTGAAACTAAGCCCCTGGATCAGAtcaagaaggaagaagaggtgTTTGTGATTAGGGCTGTCACCCAAGAGGACATCAAGAAAGGAGATGTCCAGACTGCCCGATGGAGGTTTGAGACAGAGCCTCTTGACTCCTTCTCGGGGGGAAAGTTGTCTGTGCCCAGAACAGTGGATGATGTGCAGAAGGGAGATGTTCAGTCCAACAAGCAGCTCTTTGAGTCCCAGCAAGTGGGCCAGAAGAAATATGTGAGGATGGTCAGTGTCAGTGACGTGCAGCGGGGTGACGTGAGGACATCCACTTGGCTCTTTGAGAACCATCCTGTGGACTCCCTGTACGGGGATGCGGAGAGAAGCTCATCCATGAGCACAGTGCAGAGAGAGGACAGCCAAAAAGGGGATGTAAAACGCTGCACCTGGTTGTTTGAAACCCAGCCCATGGACACCCTTAaggacacagaggtgacagCCAGTGCTGGGGCCCAAGAAGAGATCCCTCGTGCAGATGTGAAAAGCACAACGTGGCTCTTTGAGAGCACACCCCTGGATAAATTTAGTACTTCTGAAGGTAGCATAGAAATAGAACTGAAAGAAAGAACCATGAAGGAGACTTTAGAGACTCTCTGCACTTGCCAAGCTATCCAGCATGATGGGATCCTCATCGAAGCTAATGATATGGAGAGTGTGAAGATGGTGAAGTACCAGCTCAGcagcccaggagctccagagatccTGAAAGAGGAGATTGTGGGAGGCCACTTGCAAAGGATtatgctgcagctcctgcacagaACCAATGTGGAAGCACAGAGTGTTCTGGTAGAGGAGGACAGAGAGGGCAAGATCAAAGTAAGCCCATTGCAGCTGCTGGACCAGAGTGAAGCTGTTAAAGGCAAAGAGGACTTGAGGGGAGATGTAGCCAAGGCCTTACAGGGTCTCCTCAGTCAAGATGCTTCCATCAAAAAGGGGATGGTCCTACAAGAGACAAAGTCAGGATCAGTGAAGATGACTCTCTACTCCCTCCTGTTCCATTCTGTCCAGCAGAAAGTTGTCAAGGGGGATGTGAAGTCAACGATTGGGAACCTGTTGGCTTCTTCTCaggagcagaaagcagcagctaCCATCAAGCGTGAGGACAATGAGAAGGGAAATGTCCAACTTTTTGCAAGCTGCATTGAGAAGGGAGACCTCAGCTATCTGAAGAATCTCCAGCAGGAGTCAGAGATACAATCCCTCATCTCTTCCCAAGCAGAGGAGGGGGCAGATGAGAGTGGCCCACGGGTTGTGCAGGGGGCTAACATACACATCTtgccaaataaagaaaaaatagagaaagtAATTGCAGGAAGTGAGCCAGGGGCTATGGAGGGAGCAAAAAAGGGATTTGTATGTGCAAGCACGGGCAGAGAGGGTGTGTTACAGAGAGAGGCTGTGCATGCAGCAGGTGTGACTGGCACCACTGTGCAATGTCTTGGGAAGCCCCTGCCCACAGTGatgggaaaggaagaaattctgtCCGGAGGGCTTAAGGTGACTACAAAGTCAATCCAAAGGGTTGCAGATGCCAGCAAGAaggcagagaaagaagaagcCAGCACTGCCCATTTGAAGGAACCAAAAACTATGATGCAAGGCACATCTCCAACCCAAGTGACAGTTCAGAGGGCAGAAGTGGATGGGAAACAGCAGAGTGTGGTGACTGGGGAAGCCAGCCAGactcagagagaagaaaaggccCTGGGGAGTGATCTTCAGGCTGCAATGCAAAGCCTGAGGCTGGCGACAGCAGAAGCAAAAAACATTCAGCACCATGTTCAGAGCAAGTTCCAGAGGAACAGGGAGGAGGTCCACAcagcctgcaggcagcagacaGTCAGCTCACAGGGGACCATGACCCTTCAATCGACCGTACATCAACAGGACTCTTCATCCACcaagcaggagagcagcagcactgccaccaGGACCACCACCACCAGAGTCCAGGAGGCATCCAAGACCCACACAAGCGTGTCTCAGAAGAGCATAGCATCACACAAAAAGGTCAGTGCTTCTGAGGAAGTACAGGGAGGACAACTATTGAGCCAGGAAATCCAAGTTGTGCCCAGTAGAGATTTTAGCATTAAGGATGGCCTTTATACTGCCACACCTGTGAAAACCTATATAAACCCTTGTGTTGAGTCTGATTACAAAGAGCAATCAGTGCAAGAAGAAAGAGATGTTGGTGTCAGAGGGGATGTGCAGACAGCTATCAGAGCACTGCAAAGTGCCGCCACAGAACAGCGCCTGGTAGAAAAGGAGGACGTTGTCCGAGGTAATTTAAAAGCCACACTTCAGTCGCTGGAAAAGTCTAACGTTAATGTCTCCAGAGGGGATTTTAAAGCTGCTATGATATACAGAAATGCAGGGCAGTCCTATTCTGtgtgtaaaaagaaaaatgagactCAACTCGCTAGTAACGAGGCTGCTGTAGTGGCTTCAGGGTCGCAGGCTGATAATgactttcctcctcctccctcagtTGCTGTGATGAAAGCAGAGCATTGCCCACCCTCAACTAAAGCAGCAAGAGAAGGTGCCCTTCTATTACCAACCAGCAAAGACGAAGCCCCAGGACGTTCTGCACTACTCCAAACCCCTCctcccactctcccttctctgtCCTGCAAACCCAGTGATCAGAGTCCTGCAGAGAAGCCCAGGACTCCTCCAAAACCAGAAACTACTGCCCCAcccaggaaaaaacctgttccccctccaaaacctgagcACCTCTTACACGAGGCGTATTCTGCCTCTGCAAATAACAGCACAAGCAAATCAACCAAACCCATCCCTCCACCCCTGCCTCCAAAACCTTCAGGCTTGAGGGAGATTAGCAAACCAAAGCCTTCCCCCACAGAGCTGGGATTAAGCTGCATGGAAGTTCATGAACAAACAGGGTATGAGGAGGCTCAGGCAAAATGCTGCAATTTGGAGACATCTGTGAAGAAGTCTGTCACAGCTCAGTGTACAAACCCTGAGAGAAAGCTGCCAAAATACACTGCCAAAACCCCTCTTCAAATAGCAGAAGAAAGGTACAAGGCCAGCAAAGGAGGACAAGGAAAGGTAGAATCAGACAGTGCTAAGACCTCAAAACCAATGAAAAACGGAGTCATTGGTTTTGAAGTCAAGCAGGGGATGATGAGTGataaagcagctgctgcaaggagGTGTGCAGGTGAGGTGGCTCAGAGGCAGATAGAGCTGTGCCAAGAGGAGAACGGGCGCTCTTCATTGTCCTCTCCAACCTGTCCTGGCAGAGCACAGACACAGAATGTGCCAGGGCAAACTGAGCCAAGCACCTCCCCTGTGGGCCACAGCACCCCTCCGAAGAGAGGAGATGGCGCTGCACAAAATGCTTTATCCAAGGTGGAAAGAGAAAGTGTATCTAATTCTTATGGATTGTGGGATAGTCAGAGAGTCATGCAGCAGGTGCATGAGAGGAGGCAAACGTCTCATTCTATGTCCTTCCATCAGCAGTCAGTGAACTCCTTTGAGGAGCACCAGCAGGGGAATAGCAGGCAACTGAAATGTCCTGATAGGGAGGCAGAGACACCTGCCCAGGAGAAGCCAGGGGTTgttatgagagaaaaaaaaaagagagaaacagaagaTGAGCGTCGGAAGAGGTTGTCGGTACACAAAGAGGAGATCATGAAAGGCAATGTCAAGGAGGCTATGGAGATCTTTGAGAACCTCAGGagacaggagcagctgcaagagATCTTGAACCGAGTGAGGGAGTTTGAGGAGGAAACAAGCAAAGTGGATGTGAAAGCTCTCAAGAGCTTCTTTGAGAAGGTCCCTGAGTGGGTTGTGCGCCAGAAGgccaagcaacaggacaaggctGCGGCAAAGGAGGATGCTGACAGTGTCTCCTCAGTGGATCTGGTTTTTGAGGACCTGGAGCGAGCAAGTGCTGAGATTCTCCACCTGAAGGAGCAGACACTTGCCCGCATCCAGGATATCGAGGAGGCCATCAAGAAAGCTATTTATTCTGTTTCTAGTCTCAAGTCTGAGTCAGACATTGCTGGGCTCTCAGGGTTGTTCAAGGAGTCTCTGGGGAGCACCCAAAGCTCTGTGAGCAGTAGCAATATCCGTAAAATCAGCATTGTCTCGAGCAAAGCCAAGCAAGAGGAAGTCATGCTGGAGACAGGGGAAGCAGCATCTGTGGAAAGTGCAAAGGTGGCAGAAAAGACCGAGGCAGCCAAGGCAGAGCTAGGGGTCCCCCGCCTCATTCAGTCTCGTGTCAGCTCTCCCTCCTCACCTTCCTACATCTCCATTGAGTCTGCTGCCAGGAAACCAGCAGAATCCCCCAGGACAGCACATTCCCCCCAGGATGGCCCTTCACCAGACTGTCTTGACTCTCCAGGAAAGAGGGATGCTTTTGCTCAGAACAGCTTTAGCTCCTTTAACCACCCCTCAGCAGGGTCTGCTGGGCATGACACAAAACCCTTAGAGAAGAGGCCAGACCCCGTCCAAACAAAAGCTGGGCTGAGCTCGATGAAGCAGCACGTGCTTGGCAATGCCAACCATCCAACCAGTGACAAAGAGAAGTGCTCTCTGGACacctccaaagacagctgccaCTGTGGGATGAAAGGCAGCTTTTCGGAATACCGCTccctgaatgtccccagcccacAAAATCCACGGAGGCAGAAAAGCATCTTGGAGCTGCAGACAGGGCCTGACGGGTCCAAGCTCTACGGAGCCACCCGGACTGTTATGGAGCAGTATGAGGAAATGGACCAGTTTGGAAACAAAATCATCACTTCATCCACCACAGTCACCAAGCAATCTGAGACACAAACATCCTCCACGTGCGATGTGGTTTCTCATCCCCAGTATGAGGTATCTGCCTCACCTGTGTTTCGGAGGTACTTGAAGAGCCCAGGTGAAGACTTCCACAGCAACGGGACTTTTCAGGAGCCAGGAGTGGTCTTTGTCACCTTTGGCAACTCCAAGCCAAAGAAATAG